One part of the Chryseobacterium sp. 7 genome encodes these proteins:
- a CDS encoding aminotransferase class IV yields the protein MSQFIESIKVEDQEIFLLDLHQKRVNQTFSHFGKEDSIDLAKIYKNLQHDEDGLFKLRIAYDLDKRIRTQMIPYAIPEIQDFKLVENNSFDYSFKFEDRKELDKMKMKAKAEEIIIVKNNHITDTSFSNLLFLKGKDWFTPSTYLLNGVQRQHLLKQKKIKETEITLQNIKQFTHFQIINALNDFDDMFIYPIDRIINLPGNEEYLDL from the coding sequence ATGTCCCAATTCATTGAAAGCATTAAAGTAGAAGATCAGGAGATTTTTCTATTGGATCTACATCAGAAACGTGTCAATCAAACATTTTCCCATTTCGGGAAGGAAGACTCTATTGATCTGGCCAAGATCTATAAAAATCTGCAGCATGATGAAGATGGTCTTTTCAAACTGAGAATTGCCTATGACCTTGATAAAAGAATCAGGACGCAGATGATTCCTTATGCAATTCCTGAAATACAGGATTTCAAGCTGGTGGAAAATAACAGTTTTGATTATTCATTCAAGTTCGAAGATCGTAAGGAACTGGATAAAATGAAGATGAAAGCGAAAGCTGAAGAAATTATCATTGTTAAAAACAATCATATCACAGATACCTCTTTCTCCAACCTCTTGTTTTTAAAAGGGAAAGACTGGTTTACACCTTCCACTTATCTGTTGAACGGTGTCCAGAGACAGCACCTTTTAAAGCAAAAAAAGATCAAAGAAACGGAGATCACTTTACAAAACATAAAGCAATTCACCCATTTCCAGATCATTAATGCGTTGAATGATTTTGATGATATGTTTATCTATCCTATCGACAGAATTATCAATCTGCCGGGGAATGAAGAATATCTTGACCTTTAG
- a CDS encoding AI-2E family transporter, with amino-acid sequence MNKDKQISSVAIKQMSLLAIILILAGLICFNLALFIPSVLGAITIYVVCRKYNFYLQEEKKWKPSLAAFALMFASLIVLILPIYFIADLIIDKLGNAQAYMAKFNVFLDKIHSYIFSKTGFDILSKENMAKLKDNVGKFSTSAVSGTFNTLTVVMSMYFILYFMLERPRLFEKILTSSAPLKRSNISLIGDKMRKLIMANAIGIPVVAVGQGIVALIGYLIFGAPGAVLLFALTAAASVIPVVGTAIVYVPVCIFMIAEGNTGQGVGLAIYCLVVVGLTDNLLRFTLLKKLENIHPLNTVFGIIMGMNLFGFMGLIFGPILISLTLLLVQVYRNEFSDEDTPPDLELPGQDDIKEKLI; translated from the coding sequence ATGAATAAGGACAAACAAATAAGCAGTGTTGCAATCAAACAGATGTCGTTGCTGGCCATTATTCTGATCTTGGCAGGATTAATCTGTTTTAATCTTGCATTGTTTATTCCTTCGGTTCTGGGAGCGATTACCATTTATGTAGTCTGCAGGAAATATAATTTTTATCTGCAGGAAGAAAAAAAATGGAAACCTTCACTGGCCGCTTTTGCATTAATGTTTGCAAGTCTTATTGTGCTTATTCTTCCGATCTATTTTATTGCTGATCTGATTATTGACAAACTGGGAAATGCACAGGCTTACATGGCTAAGTTCAATGTTTTCCTGGACAAAATTCATTCTTATATTTTCTCTAAAACAGGATTCGATATTCTGAGCAAAGAAAATATGGCAAAACTGAAAGACAATGTAGGAAAGTTTTCTACATCTGCAGTCAGTGGTACATTCAATACGCTTACAGTAGTGATGTCTATGTATTTTATTCTTTATTTTATGCTGGAAAGACCAAGGCTCTTCGAAAAGATTCTGACTTCTTCCGCACCGTTGAAGAGATCCAACATTTCTTTGATTGGCGATAAAATGAGAAAACTGATCATGGCAAATGCTATTGGGATTCCGGTTGTTGCTGTAGGGCAGGGTATTGTAGCCCTTATCGGTTATCTTATTTTTGGAGCACCGGGAGCTGTTTTGCTTTTTGCATTAACGGCTGCTGCTTCGGTAATTCCGGTTGTAGGAACTGCAATTGTGTATGTTCCGGTATGTATTTTTATGATTGCAGAAGGAAATACCGGACAGGGTGTAGGTCTGGCGATTTACTGTCTTGTAGTTGTTGGCCTTACGGATAATCTTCTTCGTTTTACCCTTTTAAAGAAACTGGAAAACATTCACCCGCTGAATACCGTATTCGGAATTATCATGGGGATGAATCTGTTTGGCTTTATGGGGCTTATTTTCGGGCCTATTCTGATCTCTCTGACCTTACTTTTGGTTCAGGTGTACAGGAATGAATTTTCAGATGAAGATACCCCTCCGGATCTTGAATTGCCCGGTCAGGATGATATCAAGGAAAAATTAATTTAA
- the uvrB gene encoding excinuclease ABC subunit UvrB, with translation MDFKLQSEYKPTGDQPQAIEKLTEGIEIGEKYQTLLGVTGSGKTFTVANVVKNVQRPTLVLAHNKTLAAQLFMEFKEFFPENAVEYFVSYYDYYQPEAYIATTGTYIEKDLSINEEVEKLRLSATASLLSGRRDVLIVASVSCIYGIGNPTEFHKSLISIAIGEKVTRTALLHSLVNALYARTLNEFQRGTFRVKGDVIDVFPAYTDNAIRIQFFGDEIEKIQSFDPVTGNVEDNFDQIQIYPANLFVTSKETLNGAIKDIQDDMVKQVDFFSSVGKPLEAKRLQERTELDLEMIKELGYCSGIENYSRYLDGRLPGTRPFCLIDYFPKDFLMVIDESHVTVPQVHAMYGGDRSRKEALVEYGFRLPAAMDNRPLKFEEFEAIQNQVIYVSATPADYELEKTGGAYIEQIIRPTGLLDPIIEVRPSLNQIDDLMEEIQKRADADERVLVTTLTKKMAEELTKYFTKFGIRTRYIHSDVETLERIQIMQDLRLGLFDVLIGVNLLREGLDLPEVSLVAILDADKEGMLRSRRSMIQTVGRAARNVNGKAIMYADKITKSMQATLDETEYRRAKQMQYNEEHGLKPTALNKKISENLVGRSKDFPDEKYTQKEILQKVAETKATYATEDIEKMIEQKQKEMEAAAKNLDFIKAAKLRDEILALKA, from the coding sequence ATGGATTTTAAGCTTCAATCAGAATATAAACCTACCGGAGATCAGCCTCAAGCTATTGAAAAACTTACCGAAGGAATAGAGATCGGTGAGAAATATCAAACGCTTCTCGGGGTTACAGGTTCCGGAAAAACCTTTACCGTTGCGAATGTTGTAAAAAATGTACAACGCCCAACTTTAGTACTGGCCCACAATAAAACTCTTGCTGCACAGCTTTTTATGGAGTTCAAAGAGTTCTTTCCGGAAAATGCCGTAGAATACTTTGTCAGCTACTATGATTACTACCAGCCTGAAGCTTATATTGCTACAACAGGAACTTATATTGAAAAAGATCTGAGCATTAATGAAGAAGTAGAGAAACTACGTCTTTCCGCTACCGCCAGTCTTCTTTCAGGAAGGAGAGATGTTTTAATTGTAGCTTCTGTTTCCTGTATTTATGGTATCGGGAATCCAACGGAATTTCACAAATCATTAATTTCTATAGCCATTGGTGAAAAAGTAACGAGAACGGCACTTCTTCATTCATTAGTTAATGCACTGTATGCCAGAACACTCAACGAGTTCCAGAGAGGTACATTCCGTGTGAAAGGAGATGTGATTGATGTTTTCCCGGCTTACACTGATAATGCGATCAGAATTCAGTTTTTCGGAGATGAAATTGAAAAAATACAAAGTTTTGATCCCGTTACAGGAAATGTAGAAGATAATTTTGATCAGATACAAATTTATCCCGCCAATCTTTTTGTGACATCAAAAGAGACTTTGAATGGTGCCATTAAAGATATTCAGGATGACATGGTAAAACAGGTTGATTTCTTTAGCTCTGTTGGGAAGCCATTAGAAGCAAAACGTCTTCAGGAAAGAACAGAGCTGGATCTTGAAATGATCAAAGAACTGGGCTATTGCTCAGGAATTGAGAACTATTCAAGATATCTGGACGGCCGTCTTCCGGGAACAAGACCTTTCTGTCTGATCGATTATTTCCCTAAAGATTTCTTGATGGTTATTGACGAAAGCCACGTTACCGTTCCACAGGTTCATGCCATGTACGGCGGTGACCGAAGCAGAAAAGAGGCATTGGTGGAATATGGGTTCAGACTTCCGGCTGCGATGGATAACAGACCTCTAAAGTTTGAAGAGTTTGAAGCTATTCAGAATCAGGTTATTTATGTTTCTGCAACGCCTGCAGATTATGAACTGGAAAAAACAGGTGGGGCTTATATTGAACAGATTATCCGACCTACAGGACTTCTTGATCCGATTATTGAGGTGAGACCTTCTTTAAATCAAATTGATGACCTGATGGAAGAAATTCAGAAAAGAGCTGATGCAGATGAAAGAGTTCTTGTGACTACTTTAACCAAGAAAATGGCAGAAGAACTTACGAAATACTTCACAAAATTCGGGATCAGAACAAGATATATTCACTCAGATGTAGAAACGCTGGAACGTATACAGATTATGCAGGATCTTCGTTTAGGGCTTTTTGATGTATTAATTGGGGTTAATTTATTGAGAGAAGGTCTGGATTTACCTGAGGTTTCTTTAGTTGCTATTCTGGATGCTGACAAAGAAGGGATGCTGAGAAGCAGAAGATCTATGATACAAACCGTAGGACGTGCCGCAAGGAATGTGAACGGAAAAGCGATCATGTATGCAGACAAAATCACCAAATCTATGCAGGCTACTTTGGATGAAACCGAATACCGCCGTGCTAAGCAAATGCAATACAATGAGGAGCATGGTCTGAAACCAACCGCTTTGAATAAAAAGATTTCTGAAAATCTTGTGGGAAGAAGCAAAGACTTCCCTGACGAAAAATATACCCAAAAAGAAATCCTTCAGAAAGTGGCTGAAACAAAAGCTACTTATGCCACTGAAGATATCGAGAAAATGATAGAGCAAAAGCAAAAAGAAATGGAAGCTGCTGCTAAAAATCTAGATTTCATTAAAGCTGCTAAGCTAAGAGATGAGATTTTAGCTTTGAAAGCTTAA
- a CDS encoding beta-carotene 15,15'-monooxygenase, with amino-acid sequence MSEFNEFDQQGSVPNRDTGSIISHAFEMYKGVFGYGIVAMIIYLIGGSVIQMLTGFDSASMMEEMKSSGGDFNYWSAPGLPLYMGASSLFGLLLSPLYVGLIYMVNKYNTKTPIEFSDLFIGYRQNFVNILIYSLLSGIISSIALALCVLPIIFVYPFLLLGYPILLFENASATDALGKSFNVAKENYGIFLLTGFLGFLISIAGVILCGIGVILTAPFIMIVMYSTYCAFLGKPRQIMYSK; translated from the coding sequence ATGTCTGAATTTAACGAATTTGATCAGCAAGGCTCTGTGCCTAACAGAGATACGGGGTCTATTATTTCTCATGCTTTTGAAATGTACAAGGGCGTTTTCGGTTACGGAATCGTCGCTATGATTATTTACCTGATTGGAGGGTCTGTTATTCAGATGCTTACAGGATTTGATTCTGCTTCTATGATGGAGGAGATGAAATCTTCAGGAGGCGATTTTAATTATTGGAGCGCTCCGGGACTTCCTTTGTATATGGGAGCTTCCAGTCTTTTCGGACTTCTATTATCTCCATTGTATGTAGGATTAATTTACATGGTGAACAAATACAACACGAAAACTCCAATTGAGTTTTCTGACCTTTTTATTGGTTACCGTCAGAATTTTGTAAATATTTTGATCTACAGTCTTCTTTCCGGAATTATTTCTTCCATAGCTCTTGCATTGTGTGTTCTTCCTATTATTTTTGTGTATCCTTTTCTTTTATTAGGATATCCAATTTTGTTATTTGAAAATGCTTCGGCTACAGATGCTTTAGGGAAATCATTCAATGTTGCTAAAGAAAACTATGGAATCTTCTTATTAACAGGATTTTTAGGATTTCTGATCTCTATAGCAGGGGTTATTCTTTGCGGAATAGGAGTGATCTTAACGGCTCCTTTTATTATGATCGTAATGTACTCTACGTATTGTGCTTTCTTAGGAAAACCAAGACAAATTATGTACAGTAAATAA
- a CDS encoding DUF3820 family protein, whose protein sequence is MEGLNPEILKEICVMKMPFGKYEGTILIDLPISYLEWFNKNGMPKGKLGMQLSTVYEIKLNGLMDLLTPIRAAVRNGL, encoded by the coding sequence GTGGAAGGACTCAACCCTGAAATATTAAAAGAAATCTGTGTCATGAAAATGCCCTTCGGGAAATATGAAGGAACGATTCTGATTGATCTTCCGATCAGCTATCTTGAATGGTTCAATAAAAACGGAATGCCAAAGGGAAAACTGGGGATGCAGCTTTCAACAGTGTATGAAATCAAATTAAATGGACTGATGGATCTTTTGACTCCTATCAGGGCAGCGGTAAGAAACGGATTGTAA
- a CDS encoding aminodeoxychorismate synthase component I encodes MFSVNHQKFMEMDELSLQKVPYFFVIDFLSENVEIYKENEIEKEGLTIDFQLFSNTKETQALDKKVVWKSFPETLESFQVGFDKVQENIHLGNSYLVNYTRKTKIETNLTLEEIFYHSNAKYKLFYKDFFVFFSPETFVKIIDGKILTYPMKGTIDASIENAAEILKNDKKEKAEHYTVVDLLRNDLSMVADDVKVDQFQHIDFIKTQQKDLYAMSSEISGMIKPEFGGKVGSIMQKLLPAGSILGAPKPKTLEIILDAEGYDRGYYTGVCGWFDGQNVDSCVMIRFIEKEGDQLYFKSGGGITHMSKLEDEYQEMKNKIYVPIH; translated from the coding sequence ATGTTTTCAGTGAATCATCAAAAATTTATGGAAATGGATGAACTTTCTCTTCAGAAGGTTCCCTATTTTTTCGTCATCGACTTTCTCTCGGAGAACGTTGAAATATACAAAGAAAATGAAATTGAAAAAGAAGGTTTAACTATTGATTTCCAATTATTTTCAAACACAAAAGAAACACAAGCACTAGACAAAAAAGTAGTGTGGAAATCATTTCCTGAAACATTGGAAAGCTTTCAGGTTGGTTTTGACAAAGTTCAGGAAAATATTCATCTAGGAAATTCTTATTTAGTAAATTATACTAGAAAGACAAAAATAGAGACCAATTTAACCTTAGAAGAAATTTTTTATCACTCAAATGCGAAGTATAAATTATTTTATAAAGATTTTTTTGTATTTTTTTCTCCTGAAACTTTTGTAAAAATCATTGACGGAAAAATTTTAACCTATCCTATGAAGGGTACCATTGATGCTTCTATTGAAAATGCAGCAGAAATTCTGAAGAACGACAAAAAAGAAAAGGCAGAGCATTACACCGTAGTAGATCTGCTCCGGAATGATCTGAGCATGGTGGCAGATGATGTAAAAGTGGATCAGTTCCAGCATATTGACTTCATCAAAACCCAGCAGAAGGATCTGTACGCAATGAGTTCTGAGATTTCAGGAATGATAAAACCTGAATTTGGCGGAAAAGTAGGAAGTATTATGCAAAAACTGCTTCCTGCGGGCTCTATTTTAGGAGCTCCCAAACCTAAAACACTGGAAATCATTCTGGATGCGGAGGGATATGACAGAGGATATTACACTGGAGTTTGCGGCTGGTTCGACGGCCAGAATGTAGACAGCTGTGTAATGATACGCTTTATTGAAAAAGAAGGAGATCAACTTTATTTCAAAAGCGGAGGCGGTATAACGCACATGAGTAAATTAGAAGACGAGTATCAGGAAATGAAAAATAAAATCTATGTCCCAATTCATTGA